Genomic segment of bacterium:
CTACGAGAGCTCGAACTTCAACGACCAGGGGAGCTCCCTTCGCTCGGACATCGTGTGCGGCGACGAGGAACGGGGCTTCGTCGAGCTGGTCTACTCGGGCGGGGAGGACGTGCTGGAGACGGCGCTCTTCCTCGAAGAGGAGCACAACCTCATAGACAGCATCGCCCAGCACATCTCCATAATTCTCGAGCGTCGTCGGACCGAGGAGGACAAGCGCGTGCTGGAGGAGCAGTTGCGGCACGCCGACCGCCTGGCCACCATCGGGCAGCTCGGAGCGGGGGTCGCCCACGAGCTCAACGAGCCGCTGACCTCCATCCTCGGTTTCGCCCAGCTCTCGAAAAAGGCCCCCGACTTGCCCAACGCCGTGGGAGGCGACCTGGAGCGCATCATCAACTCCACCCTGCACGCCCGCGAAATCGTCAAAAAGCTCCTCATCTTCAGCCGGCAGATGCCCACCCAGAAGTCCGAGGTCAACCTGTCCGCCGTCGCCGAAGAGGGGCTCTTCCTCCTGGATTCACGGTGCGAGAAGCAGGGGATCCGGGTGGTCAAGCGGTTCGCCCCCAATCTTCCCCTGATTACCGCCGATCCCTCGCAGCTCCTGCAGGTGGTGGTGAACATCGTGGTCAACGCCGTCCAGGCCATGCCGGACGGGGGGAAGCTCACCGTGGCGACCTACGCGGACGCCGATTCCGTCTACCTCGACATCGAGGACGCGGGCACGGGGATGTCACGGGAGACGGTGAAGAAAATCTTCATCCCCTTCTTCACCACCAAGGAGGTGGGGCACGGAACGGGGCTCGGCCTGCCGGTCGTGCACGGCATCATCACCTCGCACGGAGGCGGGATAAAGGTCCATAGCGAGTTGGGCCGCGGGAGCCGTTTCATCATCGCCCTCCCCATAGCGGCGATGCCCTTCGGGGTGGAGAACCAGTGGGAGGGGCGTCCTTGACCCCGGGGCCGGGCCGTTTCATTTTTACGGCTGCGCCGTCGCAGTTACGTGGGAGGCGTTGCTTCGTTTCGAGTACCTTCCCGGAATGACCCGCGTGAACCTTGCACCCCATACCGACAACGAGGAAGTGAGCACCGACCTATGGCCAAAGAAAGGATTCTGGTCGTTGACGATTCCCCGGAAACCCTGGAGATGCTCAGGCGTACCCTGACGGCCGAGGGGTACCGGGTTTTCACCGCCGGCAGCGTGGCCGAGGCCATTCGTCTCCTCGACGGAACCGCGGTGGACCTCCTGATAACGGACCTGCGCATGCCCAACGTGTCCGGGCTGGAGCTGGTGCGCCACGTGCGTGAGAACAACCGCGACACCGAGGTGATGATGATTACCGGGTACGCGACGGTGGAGGGCGCGGTGGAGGCCATCAAGACCGGGGCGGAGGAGTACCTGCCCAAGCCCTTCACCGACGAGGAGCTCTTCGCCGCGGTGGGGCGGTCCCTGGAGAAGCTGAGCCTCCGTCGGGCGGCCTTCCGGCGCCGCCGCCTCGTGTCCCACGACGACTACGGCATCGTGGGCGAATCCAAGGTCATGAAGAAGGTTTTTGGGGCGATAGGAAAGGCCGCCGGGACCTCGGCCACCGTGCTCATCACCGGGGAGTCCGGCACCGGCAAGGAGCTCGTCTCCCGGGCCATCCACTACCACGGCTCGCGGGCGCAGGCCCCCTTCGTGCCGGTCAACTGCGGCGGCATACCCGAGGGGCTCCTGGAGAGCGAGCTCTTCGGGTACGTCAAGGGGGCCTTTACGGGGGCCAACCAGTCCAGGGCCGGGTTCTTCCAGACCGCCGAGGGCGGCACCATCTTCCTGGACGAGATAAGCGAGACCTCCCTGGCCATGCAGGTGAAGCTGTTGCGGGTGCTGCAGGACAAAGAGGTCTCCATGGTCGGTTCGGCCAAGAGCCGGAAGATTGATATCCGCATCCTCACCGCCACGAACAAGAACCTGCGCGTGCTGGTGGAGCGGGGCCACTTCCGCGAGGACCTCTACTACCGGCTGAACGTGATCAACATAGACGTCCCGCCGCTGCGCGAGCGCGGGGAGGACGTGCTGCTGCTGGCGCGGCACTTCATCGGCAAGTACGCCCTGGAGCTCGACCGGTCCCGGGCGGATTTCACCTCGGGCGCGCTGCGGGTTTTGGTCAACTACAGCTGGCCGGGCAACGTGAGGGAGCTGGAAAACCTGATTCAGCGCCTGATGGTCATGGTCGAGGGGGAGACGCTGGACGTGAGCGATCTGCCCTCCCACATGCGCTACAGCGTCCCGTCCGGCGGGCGCCTGAACCGCACCCTGGCGGAGGTCGAGGCCGAGTACATCAGGAACGTGCTGGAAGAGGTGGGTCAGAACAAGACCCGGGCGGCCAAGATTCTCGACATTGACCGGAAAACACTCCGGGAGAAGTTGAGCCGCAGTCGGAAGGTGGATGACGACGTAGTTTAACCGGGGATTTTCTCCCCGGTGGTGCGATGCTCCCCGGTCCGCCCGGGGTCTGCCGATGTGCGAACGCCGCCCGCGCGGCGTTTTTTACAACCTTTACGGATTGTTCGGGTGTATCTTGTTGATATATAAGGACATTAATATCATAAATATTTCGGCCCGGCCGGGCTCCAACCTGGCATACCTCTTGCCTTAACAATCCCATCGAAGGGACGGCGTAAAGGTTTGGAAAAGAAGGAGGCATCATGGCCGGCAAGACGAGCACACCTGGGAAAGTGAAGACGGGCTCCCCGAAGGAAACGAAGGTCACCGCGCAACCGGCTCCGAAGGCGCCGGCGAAGAAGAAAAGAATCCCCGGGCTCTGCGGGACCTGCAAGCGCGAGCCGAACTGCACCTTCCCGCGTAAATCGGGCCGACCGCTCCTGGAGTGCGACGAGTTCGAGGGGATCGAGCGCCGGGATGTCATCGCTGAAAGGCTCACGAACGTTCTTTTGGGCAATACCAACGTCCTCGCCCGTCTGTACGACGGTGAGGAAGAAAAATTGGAAGACTCCGACGCCGCCGCGGCGGGGCGGTCAGGGTCGTCCGACAACCCACAAGGAGAAACCATGGCCACGGCCGTAATTCTGACGGCGGAAAAGAAAAAAACCGCGGTTCCGGTAGAGAAGAAGGTTCACACGCCTCTCGGCCTGTGCTCGACGTGCAAGCTGGCCGCCACCTGCACTTTCCCGCGCCAGGCCGGGCGTCCGGTCCGCTTCTGCGACGAGTTCGAGGGCGAAGAGAAGGTCGAGGCGGTGAAGCCGAAAGCTTCCACCAGGAAGGTCACCGTGAACGACCTGAAGGGGCTCTGCCGGCTGTGCGACAAGTTCGCCACCTGTACCTTTCCCAAGGGCGAGGGCGGCGTCTGGCACTGCGAAGAGTACGAGTAACGAGGCTTGGCTGCGTTTTTCTTGAAGGGATTGAGCGCGGCCAATCGAGGGGCGGTAAAACCGCCCCTTCTTCTTAACCCCGAGTACGGTGGAGTGGCCGTAAAGACAGGGGACCAGTTAAAATACATCCACGAATGCAGGGAAAAGACCGTATGATCAAGGTGTAGAATAAATTTAGTAATCTGTACGATAAGTAACGCCTTGTCGAGATGACGTAGGGGCGGGTCTCCTGACCCGCCCGCGGGCCGACCTAAACGGCGCGCCGTCGGTCGGCCCTTACGAGTGCAATACTGAAGGACGACCGTGGACGGTCGCCTCTACAGGTTGGTAGATGGAGGGACCATTCCCCTTCTGCCACAGGACCAAAGGTACATTGAAGCCCCTCGTGGAGGGGCTTCTTTCGGGCTTCGGGTTCCGTCGAGGCTTACGGGTATATGCCGCGCAGGCGGACGGCGTCGGCCACGCGCTTGATGGCGAAGACGTACGCCGCGTCGCGCATCGAGATGTTCTTCTCCTCGGCCAGGGCGTAAACCTTATCTATGTTCTGGTTCATCAGAACGGCCAGCTTGTTGTTGACCTCCCTCTCGGTCCAGAAGAAGAAGGCCAGGCCCTGGACCCACTCGAAGTAGCTGACGATGACGCCGCCGGCGTTGGCCAGGAAATCGGGCGCCACCAGGATTCTCCGTTCGAAGAAGTCCTGGTCCGCCTCCGGGGTGGTGGGGCCGTTGGCGCCCTCGACGATGATCTTCGCCCGGACCTTGGCGGCGTTGTTCCCGGTGAGCTGGTTCTGCAGGGCGCAGGGGGCCAGCAAGTCGCATTCCAGCGCGAGGAGCTCGTCGTTGGTGATTTTGTCGCCGGGGAGGAGCTTGCTCACGCTGTCCTCGGGCTTCATGGCGCGCTCGACGGCGTCGTAGGGGTTGAGCCCCTCGGGGTTGTAGACCGCCCCGTAGACGTCGGAGAGGCCGATGATCTTGCAGCCGTCGTCGTAGAGCAGCTTGGCGGCCCAGGCGCCCACGTTGCCGAACCCCTGGATGACCACCGTGGCCTTCTCGGGCTCGATGCCCCTCTTCCCGAGGATGTTGATGGCGCTGATTTCCACCCCGCGGCCGGTGGCGGCGTTGCGTCCCAGGGAGCCGCCCAGCTCCAGCGGCTTGCCGGTGACCACACCCAGGGTGGTGTTGCCGGTGTTCATGGAGTAGGTGTCCATGAACCAGGCCATGATGCGGGCGTCGGTGTTCATGTCCGGCGCCGGGATGTCCTTCTCCGGCCCCACGATGGACTGGATATCGGAAAAATACCGGCGGGACAGGC
This window contains:
- a CDS encoding ATP-binding protein, which gives rise to MKKTVINLQSIRETAVKLATDFCILSRRILHYANLGTPRADFLREVSRMLLEFSHCDGIELRMRDGDLHYRWEATDGEGENYSCEKLSPVLKCSGRTIPCVDNDSWIEKLCGAVMCRHVDPATDCISAGGSFWIGNTDQPLKCPPVFSELTVEELRELTGGYQSVAFIPFELEEESRGLLQLKSRRVNFFTPSTIEFYEGLAEALGVAVSDRRAQYALRERVKELSCLYEIDELVQQQGVMLDDLLQGIVELMPPAWQYPDMASARLVVDKRSYESSNFNDQGSSLRSDIVCGDEERGFVELVYSGGEDVLETALFLEEEHNLIDSIAQHISIILERRRTEEDKRVLEEQLRHADRLATIGQLGAGVAHELNEPLTSILGFAQLSKKAPDLPNAVGGDLERIINSTLHAREIVKKLLIFSRQMPTQKSEVNLSAVAEEGLFLLDSRCEKQGIRVVKRFAPNLPLITADPSQLLQVVVNIVVNAVQAMPDGGKLTVATYADADSVYLDIEDAGTGMSRETVKKIFIPFFTTKEVGHGTGLGLPVVHGIITSHGGGIKVHSELGRGSRFIIALPIAAMPFGVENQWEGRP
- a CDS encoding sigma-54 dependent transcriptional regulator; protein product: MAKERILVVDDSPETLEMLRRTLTAEGYRVFTAGSVAEAIRLLDGTAVDLLITDLRMPNVSGLELVRHVRENNRDTEVMMITGYATVEGAVEAIKTGAEEYLPKPFTDEELFAAVGRSLEKLSLRRAAFRRRRLVSHDDYGIVGESKVMKKVFGAIGKAAGTSATVLITGESGTGKELVSRAIHYHGSRAQAPFVPVNCGGIPEGLLESELFGYVKGAFTGANQSRAGFFQTAEGGTIFLDEISETSLAMQVKLLRVLQDKEVSMVGSAKSRKIDIRILTATNKNLRVLVERGHFREDLYYRLNVINIDVPPLRERGEDVLLLARHFIGKYALELDRSRADFTSGALRVLVNYSWPGNVRELENLIQRLMVMVEGETLDVSDLPSHMRYSVPSGGRLNRTLAEVEAEYIRNVLEEVGQNKTRAAKILDIDRKTLREKLSRSRKVDDDVV
- a CDS encoding Glu/Leu/Phe/Val dehydrogenase, producing the protein MEETYSAFNQAQREFDKVAEMMKLDPSYREVLREPVRSLLVNVPVRMDSGRIKTFPGYRVQHNTACGPAKGGVRFSTDVTLDEVKALAMWMTWKCSLAGVPFGGGKGGIHVDVHDLTEGELERLSRRYFSDIQSIVGPEKDIPAPDMNTDARIMAWFMDTYSMNTGNTTLGVVTGKPLELGGSLGRNAATGRGVEISAINILGKRGIEPEKATVVIQGFGNVGAWAAKLLYDDGCKIIGLSDVYGAVYNPEGLNPYDAVERAMKPEDSVSKLLPGDKITNDELLALECDLLAPCALQNQLTGNNAAKVRAKIIVEGANGPTTPEADQDFFERRILVAPDFLANAGGVIVSYFEWVQGLAFFFWTEREVNNKLAVLMNQNIDKVYALAEEKNISMRDAAYVFAIKRVADAVRLRGIYP